One segment of Sphingobacteriales bacterium DNA contains the following:
- a CDS encoding FeoA domain-containing protein, which translates to MISTSILVRYAHHLAVGESSRICALQQNNMSLVLMQRGCVPGAPICMVRRSLRGHTLYIKVGSQALALRAEEAALIVIE; encoded by the coding sequence ATGATCAGCACATCTATTCTTGTGCGTTATGCCCATCATTTAGCGGTGGGCGAAAGCAGCCGTATATGCGCTTTACAGCAAAATAATATGTCTTTGGTGCTGATGCAAAGGGGGTGTGTACCCGGAGCTCCCATCTGTATGGTACGCCGCTCCTTGCGAGGGCATACTTTGTATATAAAAGTAGGCTCACAAGCCTTAGCCTTGCGTGCCGAAGAAGCCGCTTTGATTGTGATAGAATAA
- the feoB gene encoding ferrous iron transport protein B, with the protein MHPDSSSSAHWLAIAGNPNSGKTSLFNKLTGLSQKVGNYPGVTVEKTSGHLHLEEGKTWKIVDIPGAYSLHATSPDERLVLQLLLDEQHPTYPELIVYVADINHLERHLLLFSQIYDLGLPLVLCLTMGDLADDAQGIAAQQQKLSQMFQIPVFVVNGRSGEGLAALKAFLQDYTPAATSVFSKKTTFWQQIPPLAHTAQQLLQAPNDYHAWLELHHRTELPFLPPTQQKQLQTLCEQEHFDSLDWQVQETMQRFDKIERVVQKTATKKNILTWSDRADAVLTHPVAGILIFLGVLFLIFQAIFSWAQYPMDWIEGSFEWINQTIKNKIPAHWLRDLLTDGILSGLSGILVFVPQIALLFAFLSLLEEIGYMARAVYLSDYFMRRFGMNGRSIVALMSGMACAVPAIMSTRTISNSKERLITILVTPFISCSARIPVYTMLIALIIPAEQKWAGFNVQGMVMFGLYFLGVVAALFASWVLKKIVKSRDFSYLALELPTYRLPQIGNVLINVFNKVKIFVWEAGKIILVISVILWVGTAYGPGNRMQEAAAEAEQIWNASSELKEKVDKEVYISSKSLEASYIGHLGKWIEPAIQPLGFDWKIGIALLTSFAAREVFVGTMATIYSVNYEDDDTLQLRQRLQNEKNPQSGEPFFTIPVCMSLLVFYVFALQCMSTIAVVYRETRSIFYPLAQFVFMSLVAYISAWIAYQYFS; encoded by the coding sequence ATGCACCCCGATTCCTCGTCTTCTGCTCATTGGTTGGCAATTGCCGGCAACCCCAACTCCGGCAAAACTTCACTCTTTAATAAACTTACAGGGCTTAGTCAAAAAGTAGGTAACTATCCGGGTGTGACGGTAGAAAAAACTAGCGGACACCTGCACTTGGAAGAAGGAAAAACTTGGAAAATTGTCGATATTCCGGGCGCATACAGCCTCCACGCTACTTCGCCCGATGAACGCCTCGTGCTCCAATTGCTTTTAGACGAACAGCACCCGACCTATCCCGAACTGATTGTATATGTTGCCGATATTAATCATTTAGAAAGGCATTTGTTGTTGTTTTCTCAAATTTATGATTTGGGATTGCCCTTGGTATTGTGCCTCACAATGGGAGATTTGGCTGATGATGCTCAGGGTATCGCTGCACAACAACAAAAATTGTCGCAGATGTTTCAAATTCCCGTATTTGTTGTCAATGGGCGCAGTGGCGAGGGTTTGGCGGCATTGAAAGCATTTTTACAAGATTATACACCAGCCGCCACGTCCGTTTTTTCTAAAAAAACAACTTTTTGGCAACAGATTCCGCCTTTGGCGCATACAGCACAGCAGTTGCTTCAAGCTCCCAATGACTATCATGCGTGGTTGGAGTTGCACCACCGCACCGAATTGCCTTTTTTGCCGCCTACCCAACAAAAACAACTGCAAACTCTGTGCGAACAAGAGCATTTTGACAGTTTAGATTGGCAGGTGCAGGAAACTATGCAGCGTTTTGATAAAATAGAGCGCGTAGTGCAAAAAACAGCGACAAAAAAAAATATACTTACTTGGAGCGATAGAGCAGATGCCGTTCTTACACACCCCGTTGCGGGTATTTTGATATTTTTAGGTGTATTATTTTTGATATTTCAGGCGATTTTCAGTTGGGCGCAATATCCGATGGACTGGATAGAGGGGAGTTTTGAATGGATTAATCAAACCATAAAAAACAAAATACCTGCACATTGGCTGCGCGATTTACTGACAGACGGTATTTTGTCGGGTTTGAGCGGTATTTTGGTATTTGTGCCGCAAATTGCGCTCTTGTTTGCTTTTTTGTCTTTACTCGAAGAAATCGGTTATATGGCGCGGGCGGTGTATTTATCCGACTATTTTATGCGCCGCTTCGGAATGAACGGACGCAGTATTGTAGCTTTGATGTCGGGTATGGCTTGCGCTGTGCCCGCTATTATGAGTACACGCACCATCTCCAATAGCAAAGAGCGACTGATTACCATTTTGGTCACACCTTTTATCAGTTGTTCGGCGCGTATTCCTGTATATACGATGCTCATTGCACTCATTATTCCGGCAGAGCAAAAATGGGCAGGTTTTAATGTGCAGGGAATGGTGATGTTCGGGCTTTATTTTTTGGGTGTTGTAGCGGCTCTATTTGCTTCGTGGGTGCTGAAAAAAATTGTAAAAAGCCGCGATTTTAGTTATTTAGCCCTTGAATTGCCCACCTATCGCCTGCCGCAAATCGGCAACGTGTTGATTAATGTGTTTAATAAGGTAAAAATATTTGTGTGGGAAGCGGGAAAAATCATTTTGGTCATTTCGGTGATCTTGTGGGTGGGTACAGCTTATGGTCCCGGCAACCGTATGCAGGAAGCCGCCGCCGAAGCCGAACAAATCTGGAATGCCTCTTCTGAATTAAAAGAAAAAGTAGATAAAGAAGTGTATATCAGCTCCAAATCTTTGGAAGCGTCTTATATCGGGCATTTGGGCAAATGGATAGAGCCTGCCATACAGCCTTTGGGCTTCGACTGGAAAATCGGCATTGCTCTACTCACCTCCTTTGCGGCAAGAGAAGTATTTGTGGGTACGATGGCAACTATTTACAGCGTGAACTACGAAGACGATGACACCCTCCAACTGCGGCAACGACTGCAAAATGAGAAAAACCCACAAAGCGGAGAGCCGTTTTTTACGATACCGGTTTGTATGTCGTTGTTGGTTTTTTATGTATTTGCACTGCAATGTATGAGCACAATAGCCGTAGTGTATCGCGAAACACGCAGTATTTTTTACCCTTTGGCACAGTTTGTTTTTATGAGCCTTGTCGCCTATATTTCTGCCTGGATAGCTTATCAATATTTCTCTTAA
- a CDS encoding leucine-rich repeat domain-containing protein — MRTIFIFLAICYTHFATAQIVNIPDPNFKNALLSHNPAIDTNSDNEIQVAEAEATDSLYLFNKNITDLMGIEAFLNLQHLNCLGNELTILDVSDLLNLQHLDCGYNQLTSLDVSDLVNLEYLRCSSNQLTSLVVSDLPNLQSLWCWSNQLTSLTLANLPNLQKLACSSNQLTSLEVANLPNLQSLHCYQNQFTSLALNDFPNLQDIDCSHNELTSLNIADLINLQSLDCSNNQFTSLALNDFPNLQDVNCSYNELTNLNISNLINLQSLNCLSNQLTSLALNDFPNLQDVDCSYNQLTSLNIADLINLQDVDCSYNQLTSLNIADLINLQYLDCGDNQLTSLEVADLINLQELSCYSNQLTSLDASNLVNLQGLDCSHNQLTSLFIKNGSDQRNMEQWDDWIGCAWIEQELNFSNNPNLSYICCDAFELEEGDSVEYDYWGYKKYGIYHDLTSNCQVNTYCYFEPGGIYNTISGNIILDTDNNGCDENDVLFAHQLIKNDSGEESGYAVCDNLGNYELYCNTGTYTLQPVFENPYFITPSAVLSFDTTNNLITTQNFCITANGTHHDLEITFHPLNSARPDFDAKYKIICRNKGNQKESGSIYLQFDDSVLDFVSASPTLAAQSDSLLTWSFANLQPFESRSINLTLNLNSPQETPPLNIGDVLNFLAYSDYPQTDETPNDNNSTFNQTVVDSYDPNDKTCLQGSQIDVKNIDDYLHYVIRFQNTGSAEAIQVVVKDELADNLDISTFQMVAASHDYRLRLENRILEVFFENINLPDSTTNEPESHGFVAFKIKAADSVAIGSQLKNTAEIYFDYNFPIVTNTTETAVIELSPLSVDWLYFRGKRAVAANILEWATAAEYASDFFEVQRSADGGSWSVIGKVAAAGKAHSYTFSDAQPLSGLNYYRLRQQNRDGTDDFSQMLVIGGDAADTHIFISPNPAGDFITLNSSEIIESVEIYDAAGRLRLAQKGVAHQIDVRNLASGIYTIKVKIQNKAIEQNFIKQ; from the coding sequence ATGAGAACAATTTTTATTTTTTTGGCGATCTGCTACACGCATTTTGCCACCGCCCAAATTGTGAATATCCCCGACCCAAATTTCAAAAACGCCCTTTTGAGCCACAACCCCGCCATTGACACCAACAGCGATAACGAAATACAAGTGGCAGAAGCCGAGGCAACGGATTCTTTGTATTTATTTAATAAGAATATTACAGATTTAATGGGTATTGAGGCTTTTTTAAATTTACAACATTTGAATTGTTTAGGAAATGAACTAACGATTTTAGACGTATCTGATTTGCTCAATTTACAACATTTAGATTGTGGTTATAATCAACTGACGAGTTTAGACGTATCTGATTTAGTTAATTTAGAATATTTAAGGTGCTCTTCTAACCAACTGACGAGTTTGGTGGTATCTGATTTACCCAATTTGCAAAGTTTATGGTGTTGGAGTAATCAATTAACAAGTTTAACATTAGCTAATTTACCTAATTTACAAAAATTAGCTTGTTCTTCTAATCAACTTACAAGTTTAGAAGTAGCAAACTTGCCCAATTTGCAAAGTTTACATTGTTATCAAAATCAATTCACGAGTTTGGCATTGAATGATTTTCCCAATTTGCAAGATATAGATTGCTCTCACAATGAACTGACGAGTTTAAATATTGCTGATTTAATCAATTTGCAAAGTTTAGATTGTAGTAATAATCAATTCACGAGCTTGGCATTGAATGATTTTCCCAATTTGCAAGATGTAAATTGCTCTTACAATGAACTGACGAATTTAAATATTTCTAATTTAATCAATTTGCAAAGTTTAAATTGTCTTTCTAATCAACTGACGAGTTTGGCATTGAATGATTTTCCCAATTTGCAAGATGTAGATTGCTCTTACAATCAACTGACGAGTTTAAATATTGCTGATTTAATCAATTTGCAAGATGTAGATTGCTCTTACAATCAACTGACGAGTTTAAATATTGCTGATTTAATCAATTTACAGTATTTAGATTGTGGTGATAATCAACTGACGAGTTTAGAGGTAGCTGATTTAATCAATTTACAAGAATTATCTTGTTATTCTAATCAATTAACGAGTTTAGATGCATCTAATTTGGTCAATTTGCAAGGTTTGGATTGTTCTCATAATCAACTTACGAGTTTGTTTATAAAGAATGGTTCAGACCAAAGAAATATGGAACAGTGGGACGATTGGATTGGTTGTGCGTGGATAGAGCAAGAATTAAATTTTTCTAATAATCCCAACCTGTCCTATATCTGTTGTGATGCTTTTGAACTAGAAGAAGGAGATAGTGTTGAATATGATTATTGGGGCTACAAAAAGTATGGTATTTATCACGATTTAACAAGTAACTGCCAAGTAAATACCTATTGCTATTTTGAGCCGGGTGGTATTTATAATACCATCTCGGGTAATATTATTTTGGATACAGATAATAATGGCTGTGATGAAAATGATGTTCTGTTTGCTCATCAACTTATAAAAAATGATAGTGGAGAGGAAAGCGGTTATGCAGTTTGTGATAATTTAGGAAATTATGAGTTATATTGTAATACGGGTACTTATACTTTACAGCCTGTTTTTGAAAATCCCTATTTCATCACACCTTCGGCGGTGCTAAGTTTTGATACTACCAACAACCTCATCACTACCCAAAATTTCTGCATCACCGCCAACGGCACGCACCACGATTTGGAAATTACGTTCCATCCGCTAAATTCTGCCCGCCCGGATTTTGATGCAAAGTATAAAATTATCTGTAGAAACAAAGGCAACCAAAAAGAAAGCGGTAGTATTTACCTTCAATTTGACGACAGCGTATTGGATTTTGTGTCAGCTTCGCCCACACTTGCCGCCCAAAGCGACAGCCTCCTCACTTGGAGTTTCGCCAACTTACAGCCCTTTGAAAGCCGCAGTATTAACCTCACACTCAACCTCAATTCGCCGCAAGAAACACCGCCTCTGAACATCGGAGATGTTTTGAATTTTCTGGCATACAGCGATTATCCACAAACAGACGAAACCCCCAACGACAATAATTCTACATTTAATCAAACAGTCGTCGATTCTTACGACCCCAACGACAAAACTTGCTTGCAAGGTTCTCAAATTGATGTAAAAAATATAGACGATTACCTGCATTACGTCATTCGTTTTCAAAATACAGGCAGTGCGGAGGCAATACAGGTGGTGGTGAAAGATGAGTTGGCGGATAATTTGGATATTTCTACTTTCCAGATGGTGGCGGCGAGCCACGATTATCGCCTCCGCTTGGAAAACCGCATCTTGGAAGTATTTTTTGAGAACATCAACCTGCCGGACAGCACCACCAACGAGCCGGAAAGTCACGGTTTTGTGGCGTTCAAAATCAAAGCCGCCGACAGTGTGGCAATAGGCAGCCAACTCAAAAACACTGCCGAAATTTATTTTGATTACAATTTTCCGATTGTAACGAATACGACCGAAACTGCCGTGATAGAACTGTCACCTTTGTCGGTGGATTGGTTATATTTCAGAGGCAAGCGTGCAGTGGCGGCAAATATTTTGGAGTGGGCGACGGCGGCGGAGTATGCGAGTGATTTTTTTGAGGTACAGCGCAGCGCAGACGGTGGGAGTTGGTCGGTGATTGGGAAAGTGGCGGCGGCGGGCAAGGCGCATAGCTACACTTTCAGCGATGCGCAGCCTTTGTCGGGCTTGAATTACTATCGTTTGCGGCAGCAAAACAGAGATGGCACAGATGATTTTTCGCAGATGTTGGTGATAGGCGGCGATGCGGCAGATACACACATTTTTATTTCACCCAACCCCGCCGGCGATTTCATCACACTCAACAGCAGCGAGATAATAGAAAGCGTAGAAATTTACGATGCGGCGGGACGCTTACGCTTGGCGCAAAAAGGTGTTGCTCATCAGATAGATGTGCGGAATTTGGCGAGTGGAATTTACACCATAAAAGTAAAAATACAGAACAAAGCAATCGAGCAAAATTTTATAAAACAATAA
- a CDS encoding T9SS type A sorting domain-containing protein has translation MGGNYNTISGNIVLDTNNNGCDENDAPLNYQIIQIEDSEESGYITSDNLGSYELYCGKDTYTLQPFFENPYFITPSAVISFDTINSIITTQNFCITANGTHHDLEITLIPTLGAARPGFDANYQITYKNKGTQTENGSIYLQFDDSVVNFVSASPTVVAQSDSLLTWSFADLQPFESRSINLTLNLNSPQEIPALNGGDEITFLAYINYPQTDETPEDNSSALRQTVVNSFDPNDKTCLQGSQIEVKNIDDYLHYVIRFQNTGSAEAIQVVVKDELADNLDISTFQMVAASHDYRLRLENRTLEVFFENINLPDSTANEPESHGFVAFKIKAADSVTIGSQLKNTAEIYFDYNFPIVTNTTETAVIEDQPEIIGFEAINAPDLFQISPNPASDFITLNSSKIIESVEIYDAAGRLRLVQKGIDNQVDVRHLASGSYFIKAQIQGRNYIHHFTKR, from the coding sequence TTGGGTGGTAATTACAATACTATTTCGGGTAATATTGTTTTAGATACAAATAACAATGGTTGCGATGAAAATGATGCGCCTTTGAATTATCAAATTATACAAATTGAAGATAGTGAAGAAAGCGGTTATATTACTTCTGATAATTTGGGAAGCTATGAATTATATTGTGGTAAGGATACTTATACTTTGCAGCCCTTCTTTGAAAATCCTTATTTCATCACACCCTCAGCAGTTATAAGTTTTGATACAATAAACAGTATTATCACCACCCAAAATTTCTGCATCACCGCCAACGGCACGCACCACGATTTGGAAATTACGCTTATTCCTACTTTGGGTGCTGCCCGCCCGGGTTTTGATGCCAACTATCAAATCACCTACAAAAACAAAGGCACACAAACCGAAAATGGTAGTATTTACCTCCAATTTGACGACAGCGTAGTGAATTTTGTGTCAGCTTCGCCCACCGTGGTAGCCCAAAGCGACAGCCTCCTCACTTGGAGTTTCGCCGATTTGCAGCCTTTTGAAAGCCGCAGTATTAACCTCACACTCAACCTCAATTCTCCTCAGGAAATCCCTGCGCTGAATGGCGGCGATGAAATTACTTTTCTGGCATACATCAATTATCCGCAAACAGACGAAACACCCGAAGACAACAGTTCCGCTTTGCGCCAAACTGTCGTCAATTCCTTTGACCCTAATGACAAAACCTGCTTGCAAGGCTCTCAAATTGAGGTAAAAAACATAGACGATTACCTGCATTACGTCATTCGTTTTCAGAATACGGGCAGTGCCGAAGCCATTCAAGTAGTGGTGAAAGATGAGTTGGCGGATAATTTGGATATTTCCACTTTTCAAATGGTGGCGGCGAGCCACGATTATCGCTTGCGCTTGGAAAACCGCACCTTGGAAGTATTTTTTGAGAACATCAACTTGCCCGACAGTACCGCCAACGAGCCGGAAAGTCACGGATTTGTGGCGTTCAAAATCAAAGCCGCCGACAGTGTGACAATAGGCAGCCAACTCAAAAACACCGCCGAAATTTATTTTGACTACAATTTCCCGATTGTAACGAATACGACCGAAACCGCCGTGATAGAAGACCAACCCGAAATTATCGGTTTTGAAGCCATCAACGCCCCTGACTTATTCCAAATTTCGCCCAACCCCGCCAGCGATTTCATCACGCTCAACAGCAGCAAGATAATAGAGAGCGTAGAGATTTACGATGCGGCGGGACGGTTACGTTTAGTGCAAAAAGGCATTGATAATCAAGTAGATGTGCGGCATTTGGCGAGTGGCAGTTATTTTATAAAAGCACAAATTCAAGGAAGAAATTATATTCATCATTTTACAAAACGCTAA
- a CDS encoding leucine-rich repeat domain-containing protein, whose product MRTIFIFLAICYTHFATAQIVNIPDPDFKNALLNHYPVIDTNNDNEIQVAEAEAVDSLYLYNKSISNLTGIEAFVNLQKLGCYYNQLSSLDVSNLINLQYLDCSSNQLNNLELSNLPNLQHLSCYSNELTSLDVSDLINLQELSCWGNELTSLDVSDLINLQELSCWGNQLSSLEVSNLVNLQHLFCSSNQLSSLEVSNLPNLQYLFCSFNQLSSLEVADLPNLKKLDCDYNDLTSLEVADLPNLQHLSCYHNGLTSLDVSNLVNLQTLWCAYNQMTSLDVSGLTNLQHLDCTWNDLTSLDVSGLTNLQHLDCTWNDLTSLDVSGLTNLQHLDCTWNDLTSLDVSALSNLQNLSCNGNQLSSLLIKNGRNEGEL is encoded by the coding sequence ATGAGAACGATTTTTATTTTTTTGGCGATCTGCTACACCCATTTTGCCACCGCCCAAATTGTGAATATCCCCGACCCAGATTTCAAAAACGCCCTTTTGAACCACTACCCCGTTATTGACACCAACAACGACAACGAAATACAGGTGGCAGAGGCGGAGGCGGTAGATTCTTTGTATTTATACAATAAAAGTATTTCAAATTTAACAGGTATTGAGGCTTTTGTGAATTTGCAAAAATTAGGTTGTTATTATAATCAACTGAGTAGTTTGGATGTTTCCAATTTAATCAATTTGCAATATTTAGATTGTTCTTCTAATCAACTGAATAATTTAGAGTTATCCAATTTGCCCAATTTGCAACATTTATCTTGTTATTCTAATGAACTGACGAGTTTAGATGTATCTGATTTAATCAATTTACAAGAATTATCTTGTTGGGGTAATGAACTGACGAGTTTAGATGTATCTGATTTAATCAATTTACAAGAATTATCTTGTTGGGGTAATCAACTGAGTAGTTTAGAGGTATCTAATTTAGTCAATTTGCAACATTTATTTTGTTCTTCTAATCAACTGAGTAGTTTAGAGGTATCTAATTTACCCAATTTGCAATATTTATTTTGTTCTTTTAATCAACTGAGTAGTTTAGAGGTAGCTGATTTACCCAATTTGAAAAAATTAGACTGTGATTATAATGACCTGACGAGTTTAGAGGTAGCTGATTTACCCAATTTGCAACATTTATCTTGTTATCATAATGGCCTGACGAGTTTAGATGTGTCTAATTTAGTCAATTTGCAAACTTTATGGTGCGCATATAATCAAATGACAAGTTTAGATGTATCTGGTTTAACCAATTTGCAACATTTAGATTGTACTTGGAATGACCTGACAAGTTTAGATGTATCTGGTTTAACCAATTTGCAACATTTAGATTGTACTTGGAATGACCTGACAAGTTTAGATGTATCTGGTTTAACCAATTTGCAACATTTAGATTGTACTTGGAATGACCTGACAAGTTTAGACGTTTCTGCTTTAAGCAATTTGCAAAATTTATCGTGTAATGGTAATCAACTGAGCAGCTTATTGATAAAAAATGGCAGAAATGAAGGTGAGTTATAA